The Podospora pseudopauciseta strain CBS 411.78 chromosome 2 map unlocalized CBS411.78m_2, whole genome shotgun sequence genome has a window encoding:
- the RPL43_1 gene encoding 60S ribosomal protein L43 (EggNog:ENOG503P404; COG:J), with product MSKRTKKVGIAGKYGVRYGASLRKQLKRIETTQHARYLCPSCGKNTIKRVSTGIWKCNGCNKTVTGGAYLLSTPAATTTRSTLRRLRDLKEGKV from the exons ATGTCCAAGCGCACAAAGA AAGTCGGGATTGCCGGCAAGTACGGTGTCCGATACGGCGCCTCACTCCGAAAGCAGCTCAAGCGCATTGAAACTACTCAACATGCCCGCTACCTCTG CCCCTCCTGCGGCAAAAACACAATCAAGCGGGTTTCCACCGGTATCTGGAAATGCAATGGGTGCAATAAGACTGTGACTGGAGGCGCCTACCTTCTCTC GACACCTGCTGCAACAACGACTCGTTCAACGCTTCGTCGGCTCCGCGACCTCAAGGAAGGAAAGGTTTGA